The Pogona vitticeps strain Pit_001003342236 chromosome 6, PviZW2.1, whole genome shotgun sequence genome contains a region encoding:
- the C6H7orf25 gene encoding UPF0415 protein C7orf25 homolog isoform X2 — protein sequence MSTHSLLYERIALAEELIKRAEGLCRSRKGGIEGGSKLCSKLKAEVKFLNKVKSGKVAIKESHLKSTNLTHLQAIIDSAENLEEVVGVLHVFTYQDKCGEKQSLVVDVVANGGHTWVKAIGRKAEALHNIWLGRGQYGDKSIIKQAEDFLQASCQQPVQYSKPHIIFAFFNGVSCPMAEMLKEMGISVRGDIAAVNGLMKPADESEDEGECLQVTKVDRENLIASIAFPTEIRVDLCNRVNLDITTLITYVSALSYGGCYFIFKEKVLTEQATEEREESVLPLLEEFMKGKELFACESAVKDFRVILETLGGAGEKSRAALLMERISVVPDQPSERALRLVPSSKINSRSLTIFGTGDTLKAITMTANSGFVRAAANQGVRFSVFIHQPRALTESKESSATPLPKHSLGL from the coding sequence ATGTCTACACATTCCTTGCTATATGAAAGAATTGCTCTTGCAGAGGAGCTAATCAAGAGGGCAGAAGGTCTTTGCCGGTCCCGAAAAGGTGGCATTGAAGGGGGATCAAAACTCTGCAGTAAACTGAAGGCAGAGGTAAAATTCCTGAACAAGGTGAAGTCTGGGAAGGTAGCCATCAAAGAATCTCATCTGAAGAGCACAAACCTTACTCACCTGCAAGCTATCATTGACTCAGCAGAGAACTTGGAGGAGGTGGTTGGTGTCCTCCATGTCTTTACTTACCAAGACAAATGTGGTGAAAAGCAAAGTTTGGTAGTGGATGTAGTTGCAAATGGGGgtcacacttgggtaaaagcaATTGGCCGAAAGGCTGAAGCTCTGCATAACATTTGGTTAGGCAGGGGCCAGTATGGTGACAAGAGCATCATCAAGCAGGCAGAGGATTTCCTGCAAGCAAGTTGCCAGCAACCAGTGCAGTATAGTAAGCCACacattatttttgcattcttcaatGGTGTGTCTTGCCCTATGGCAGAGATGCTGAAAGAGATGGGTATATCTGTGCGGGGGGATATAGCTGCTGTGAATGGATTGATGAAACCTGCTGATGAATCTGAGGATGAAGGTGAATGCCTTCAAGTGACTAAAGTAGATCGGGAAAACTTAATTGCTAGCATAgctttcccaacagaaatcaGAGTAGACCTGTGCAACAGAGTTAACTTGGACATTACCACTCTGATTACATATGTATCTGCCCTTAGCTATGGGGGCTGTTACTTCATCTTCAAAGAGAAAGTCTTAACTGAGCAGGCaacagaggagagagaagagagtgtACTCCCATTGTTGGAAGAGTTCATGAAGGGCAAGGAGCTATTTGCCTGTGAGTCTGCTGTCAAAGATTTTCGGGTTATCTTAGAAACTTtagggggggcaggggagaaaaGTCGAGCTGCATTACTCATGGAGAGAATCAGTGTGGTGCCAGATCAGCCCTCTGAGCGTGCCTTAAGATTAGTGCCTAGTTCCAAAATCAATAGTCGTTCTCTGACCATCTTTGGAACAGGAGACACTTTAAAGGCCATCACCATGACAGCAAACAGTGGCTTTGTTAGAGCAGCAGCAAACCAGGGAGTTCGGTTCAGTGTGTTCATTCACCAACCAAGGGCACTGACAGAAAGCAAAGAATCATCTGCCACACCTTTGCCAAAGCACAGCCTTGGGTTATAA